DNA sequence from the uncultured Ilyobacter sp. genome:
TAAATGTTCCTTTATCAGTTACTGTTTCCATATCAATTACCAATATGTCTGCATGCTTACCTATTTCTAAGCTGCCTCTATTTTTTATTCCCATTGCTTCAGCCGCTTTTTTCGTCATTTTATTTATTGCCTGCTCTATAGTTAATACTTTTTGTTCTCTTACATATCTTCCTAGTATCTTTGGAAAAGATCCGTATGCCCTGGGATGTGGTTTCCCATCAGACATTAGTCCATCAGTACATACATTTTGCTCAGGCCTTTGCATAAACTTTATTATGTGCTCTTCCTTGCCGTAAAAGTCCACCATTCCCACTGCATTTTCTTCATCACGTAAAAGATCAAAGGTGGCATCTAGTGGATCCTGTCCTCTATACTTACCCAGTTCTTGAAGGTTCATCCCCACCACCTCCTGATTTTTTTCGTTTTTTACAGATGTGATAAATATCTGATCTATTCCGGCAAAGTCTACAAAGTTATCCCAGCCTGGTATTCCCTCGGCAATATCTTTTTTCATTTTTTCCCTGTCAGCTTCATTACCCAGCCTCTTTATTAGTTCATCAGTTCCGCCGTTGTGTGCCCAGGGAGGTAATATTACCCCTAGCATGGTGCTTCCTGCCGCATATGGATACTGGTCAAAAGAGACCCTAATACCAGTTTTTTTAGCCTCTTCTAACAGTTCTATCACCTGATCTATATATTTCCAGTTTTGTTTTCCGCAGACCTTAAAGTGAGAGAAGTGCACCTTCACTCCTGACTCTTTACCTATTTTTATTATCTCTTTCATAGAGTCTAGTATCGTATCAGCCTCACTTCTTTGGTGAACCACAAATACCCCGTCATACTCTGCCACTATTTTACACATCTCAATAACTTCTTTTGTTTCTGAATAGGCACAAGGCATGTAGATTAGTCCGGTGGAAAGCCCATAAGCTCCGGACTCCATCTCTCTTCTTGTGATTTCACACATCTTTTCAATTTGTTTTTCTGTGGCTACCTCTCCAGAAAGTCCCATAGCCTCCATTCTTATGTTTCCGTGGGGAACAAGATAAGCCTCATTGAGTCCCACACCATTTTCTGACATCATGTTTAGATAGTTTTCTGTTGTTTTATATTCCCAGTTTATTTCATCTGAGTCTCCGTCAAGTCCGGCCAGGTTTTTTCTCCAAGGACTGATATACTCAACAGGAAGCGGGGCCATAGATATCCCGTCTTGTCCTAGTACTTCGGTTGTTACTCCCTGTCTGATTTTTACCTCGTTATAGGGGTTGAGCAACATTATCAAATCTGAATGGCTGTGGGTATCAATAAATCCTGGAGACACCACACGTCCTCTAGCATCTACCACCTTTATTCCTTCTACACGAATATCCTTACCTATAGCCTGAATTATTCCATCCTTTACATAAATATCCCCCGTAAAAGGTTTTTTTAGAGTACCGTCAACAATATTTCCATTTTTTATTAATACATCCATTTTTACACCCTCTTAATCTATTCTCTATTTATTGTATACCGACTTAAGGATTCCGTAGTACCCTTTTGCCCCCAAACAAAGTTGCTCAATTTCAATGTACTCGTCGATTGTATGGGCGAGATTTTCCTTTGATGGCCCAAATCCGATAGTTTGGATTCCCGCCTCTCCTGCATAGTGAGAACCGTTGGTACAGAATGAATACTGAGTGATCTCAGAGTTTATTCCCGCCTCTTTTAGACCCCTATACGCCGCCTGTACAAAGTCATCATTTTCAGAATAAAGCCATCCTGGAAAAAATCTCTCTCCCTCTATAATATTTCCTGTATAACACGTCTCTCTTCCGATTGCATATGATACTTTTGCTTTTAACTCTGGGTCTTCTGCCATCATCTCTTCCAATAACTTTTCGATTGGAGCTAAAACTGACTCCTTTGTTTCCCCTACAAGAACTCTTCTGTCAAATGTCACCCTGCAGTACTCAGGAACAACAGATGCTCCAGGGTATGGCTCTGATTTGATATCAGTGAGGCATAGAATTCCCTTACCCAATTCAGGGTGCTCAGTTGGTTCCAACTGTTCAATTCTTTCTATAACTCTCGCCATTTTTACCACAGAATTGATTCCCTTTTCAGGATTGGCAGAATGAGCAGGTTTTCCAAATATTTCAACTACTATCTCCCCTCTTCCCCTCTGGCCTATTTTAAGGTTGAGCTCAGAAGATTCACCGATTACCACATAATCAGGCTTGATATTTTTAGAGATCTCTCTCGCTGCGATTCCTTCAAAAAGTTCCTCGTGTACCACACCGGCCACATAGATTTCTCCGGCAAAATCTTTATTTACATCTTCAGCAAAATATGACGCTGCTGCCATCATTGCAGAAGTTTGCCCCTTCATATCAGAAGCTCCTCTTCCATAGATCTTTCCCTCTACTATATCTGCTTTAAAGGGATCGTACTTCCATACAGATTCATCATTTACAGGTACTGTGTCAATGTGTCCGTCAAAAAGAATTGATTTCCCCGGCTTATTACCTTTGATTCTTCCAATGACATTTCCATACTTGTCTATCTGTACATCATCAAATCCAAATTCTTCTAGCATCGCCTTTTTCATAGCTTCAGCTACTTTTTTTTCCTTTCCCGATACAGACGGATTTCTTATTAATTCTTGGCATAATTCTATCAATCTTTCTTCTCTAGTTTGGCTTAACATCTGATTCCTCCTGAGCTTAGAATTTTTAGTTTATTTAGTGTGAGCACCTTTCCACACTATATCTCTATAAACTTCTGGGTCTGTATCTCCTTCTGTGGAAAAGAGTAGTATTTTTGAGTTTTCATCTAATTTTAGATCCTTTTTCATCTCTGCATACTCTGGATTTGTCATTAGCTCAAATAGTAGTCCAGTTGTTACTGCTCCAGATTCTCCTGATATCACCTGGTCATCTCCCTTTAAGGGGTTTCCTAGGATTCTCATTCCGTTGGCTGCCACCCAGTCAGGGCAAGATACAAATGCTGCCGAGTGGTTCTTTAGTACTTCCCATCCGATTGTATTTGGCTCTCCACAGGCTAGACCTGCCATTATTGTTTGCATATCTCCACCAACATATTTCATCTCTCCTGCCTTTGCCGATTTGTACAGACAGTCTGCGAGATTTGATTCGACTATTACAGTTGTTGGGCATTCATCTCCATAGATAGATGCAAATACTCCCTGAACAGCTCCTGCCAATGAACCTACACCTGCTTGTAAAAATATATGAGTTGGTTTTTCAATTTCGTTAAATTTTAGTTGCTCTATTGACTCAAGGGCCATAGTTCCATAGCCTTGCATAATCCATGCTGGAATTTCTTCATATCCTTCCCAGGCTGTATCTTGTATTACTACTCCATTATTTTCATTGGCATAGTCTGTTGCTATTCTCACAGCTTCGTCATAGTTAACATCGGTGATACTAGCTTCAGCTCCCTCAGCTCTTATATTTTCAAGTCTTGTTAACGAGGATCCCTTTGGCATATATACCACTGATTTTTGATTTAGTTTATTTGCCGTCCAAGCCACGCCCCTACCGTGGTTTCCATCAGTTGCCGTAGCAAATGTTATATCTCCCAATTCTTTCTTTATCTTGTCTGAGATTAGCTCCTTATACCCTAGTTCTGAGATATCTTTCCCAAGTTTTGAGGCTAGGTATTTACCCATTGCAAATGATCCTCCGAGAACCTTAAATGCGTTTAAGCCAAATCTATAAGATTCATCCTTGACGTATACTCCCTTTACCCCTATATGCTCAGCAAGTTTATTTAGGTCAGCAAGTGGTGTTATTGTGTATTGGTCAAAACTTTCGTGAAATCTTTTGGCCTTCCCCACCTCTTCCTTACTAAGAAATTCAATACACTCCTTAGAGTTTGTTTTTTTCATATTATTGGTTGTCCATTTGATATTTTTTTCCATGTCACTCTCCTCTTCTAATAAAAATTTTACCATGGCATTATCGGCCGCTGAGTCATATGAAGATATGATTTCTTTTTATAATTTTGAGATACTGTAAATAAATTTAAATAAAAAAAGTCGCTTATATTTCATCAGAAAATAGACCTCCATTCGATGAAGGGATTTGCCAATAAAAGTAGAGCGACTTGGACATTTTAAGATAAAAAGGAGGGATGCTCCTTTTCAATAAAAATACCGTCATTTACTTTAAACTATAGTTGTATTCTTTTGGATATACAAAAATAAAAATACTTAAATAAGTGATAATAATTTATTATTACAATAATTTTAACTTCTTATTTAGATTTTTACAAATATATTATTTGAATAACAAGCATCATAGTTTTTATTGGCATGTGATAAATTTAAACATATTTTTTTCTTTATAGTTATTTTTGTTTTTTGTATCAAATAAAAATATTTTAATAAAAAATTATTAACGGGTGGTAAAATTTTTTTATTGTTCATTAGCGTTTTAGATCTTCTTTAAACTGTTCTCTTGAAAACAAAGAACTTAAGTTGATACTTGAAATAATTTCTTATAAATTACTGAATTTACAAGAATATTAGAGTCAAAGGATTTTGTCACGAATGAAAATCAATATAAGGCAAAAAAATTAACACGAATAAGGACAAAAAATTTTGGCCACAGAGCATCATAAAAGTATATGTTGCACAGAGAAAAAGAGAGAGTTTCATATAGTGAAAATAAAAATATTTTAATTTTTAAACTACTTTCCCCTTTAAAAAATGCCGTTAAGAAATCATCTTGTGAAATCCACTTTCATTGAAATAAGGAGGTTTACCGACTATATTTCAATAGAAAGTTAGTTCAGAAGTGATTTTAGGTATTTTTTAGGGGTGCCTTTTCTTTGGTTACTTTCTTTGGGCAAGCAAAGAAAGTAACAGAAGCTTTTGGATAAATTCAATACTTTAATTTTAAATAAAAATTTTTAATTATTTTATCAGTAGTTTAAGCATTTAATAAAGGCTTAACAGAGACTTTTTAAAAAACTTTCCAACAATCTCAGTGCCACTTCTTTTCTATACTCTTTATCTGATCTTTGGTCGGTGATAGGTACTATTAAACTGGCATATTTATTGATAATTGTGGATATTTTTTCTTCATCTAGTTTTTTATATGAAATAATTTTTTGTTCTATATGCTTATTTTTTACTATCGTTGGTGCCACAGCTCCAAAACTTAGTCTTATATCTTTAATCTCATTGTTATTTTCATCAACATCTGCCATTCCCATAAAAGAAAGCTTTGCAAGAGCAATAGAGTTTCTAGTCCCGACTTTTTTAAATAAAATTTTATTAAAGTTATTCAAAGGAAGGATTATTTTAGTTAAAATTTCATCACCTTCGATTATATTTCTTCCTGGTGAAGTTATAAAATCAGCAATATCAACTACTCTACTAGAACCTTTTTTTTCTAAAACCAAGCTACTTTCACAGGCATATAATAGTGGAAGTGAATCAGCAACTGGTGAAGAGTTACAGATGTTTCCTCCCAGAGTTGCGGTATTTCTAATGGCTGGAGAGGCCATAGTTTCTACAACATCTTTGACATATCTAGGCACAATATCACTTTCCATTATTTCATCAATTGTTGCACAGGCACCGATATATAGGGTATTATCTTCAATGAAAATTTCTTTTAGTTCAGGAATATCTGCAATAAAAACAGTAGGCTTAGTGATGTTCAAATCTCCTGTCCAAGATTTATTTTTTATCATAAGATCGCTGCCACCTGCAAACAAGAGAGAATCTCTTTTAGAAACAATTTCAAGGGCTTCGTCTAAAAATTTTGGGATATAAGTTTCTACCATATCTCTTTCCCCCTTTCTGCAGCCAATTCTATAGCTTCAATAATCATATTATAGCCAGTACATCTACAGAGATTTCCAGATATTCCTTCCTTGATTTGCTCTAACGTAGGAGTCTTATATCTTCTAAAAAGAGCTTCGGCAGCCATCATCATTCCAGGAATACAGAAACCACATTGTACTGCTCCGGCATCTTCAAAGGATTTTTTCAAGATACTGTATCTTTCGGTTTTTTCAAGCCCTTCGATAGTAACAATCTCTTTTCCCTCGATGTTTGCTACGGGAATCATGCATGAGTTAACAATTTTGTCATCTAGGATGATAGCACATGCACCACATTCTCCGTCGCCACAGCCCTCTTTTGTGGCAAATAGTCCGAACTCTTTTCTCAGTAAATCAAGAGTTCTCATTAGAGGATTAATCTCTATTTCTATCTCTTTATAGTTTAAAGTAAAGTTTATTTTCATTGTCATACACCTCGATTATTTAACTAGTTTAATTAATTCTTCAGGTTTAACGGGAATTTTATTTATCTCCATGTCCAAGGCATTTGATACAGCCAGTGAATATGCAGGAGCAGTTCCTATAAGAGTGAGTTCTCCAAGCCCTTTTGCCCCATAAGGTCCGTGGATATATGGAACATTCATAAGTTCAGATGTAATTTTAGGTACATCTTTTGAAGTAGGAATTATATAATCTGTTATGCTCTTTTGCTGAATTTTACCCTTTTTAACTTCCATAACTTCCAATCCACCATAGCCGAGCCCTTGTATAATTCCACCCTCTATTTGCCCTCGCACAACCATTTCATCGATAGCTTTTCCAATATCGTATATTGCCCAGATGTGGTCTACATCTGTTTGAAATGTAATGGGGTCAACACTTACCTCCACTACATTAACTCCCCATGAATATGAGTTATAAACATCACCGATAAAATTTTTACCGTCCCAGCTAAATCCTTCAGGTTGCTTGTAGTTTGTAATAACTATTTGTTCTTCGTTATTTATCCAGTTAGATTTTAATTCTTCACAGGCCTCTTGGACCAGTTTACCTACTACCATTATTGTTCTAGATGCTACTGTAGGACCTGAATCCATAGTATAATCTGTGTCAGGGTTATTGTAAGCGATAGATTCAATAGGAAGCTCGAGAGCTTTAGCTGCAATTTTTCTCATGGTAGTGTGGACACCCTGTCCCATCTCCACATTTGATAAAAGCAAATTTACTTTTCCATCACTAGATTTATGAAGTTTTACTTTTGCTTTGATGTGGTCTTGCTCACCGCTTCCTGTAAAACCTCCCCCATGGAAAAATATTGACATACCTATACCCTTTAGCTTTTCAGGATTAGTCTTGTTATGTTTGGCAAACTCAGCTTTCTTTTTTCTAAATTTACTCAATTCATCAATTCTTTCTACTATTTCAGGCAAAATAATAGGGTCTCTCATAATACCATTTGTTGATGACCTATCATTTTGTTTCATTAAATTATTTAGTTTGAAATCTAAAGCATCAATTCCAAGCTCTTTTGCACATTTTTCCATGTGAGTTTCCAGTGCAAATAATGATTGCGGTGCTCCAAATCCTCTAAATGCTCCGCTAGGAACTGTGTTTGTGGCTACTGCCCGTCCTCTTACAAAGACATGCTCGACATTATAGGCACCAATTGCTGCAAATATTGATCTTTGGAGAACAATTGTAGATAGTGTAAGATATGCCCCTCCGTCAAGTTTTATATCAGCTTCCATACCGATAACTTTGTGATTTTCATCAATATATGAAGTTAAATGAATAAGTGAAGGATGCCTCTTAGGAGTAACCTCCACATCTTCTTCTCTGTCAAAAATAAGCTGTACAGGCTGCTTAGCCTTATATGCAGCTACAGCTACATGCCCTGCAATTAATGAAGGGTAATCCTCTTTCCCACCAAAAGCCCCTCCTGTAGTGGATTGGACAATTCGGACATTTTCAGGCTCAAAGCCCATACATTGCTCAACTGCACCTTTTACATAATACGGACACTGCATAGAGCCGTGTACTTCGACTTTACCGTCATTATAAATACCTACAACTCCCTGTGGCTCTAGATACATCTGTTCTTGATAACCAGTTCTATATTCACCGCTTATAATGTACTTAGCTTTAGATTTTATCTCTTCCAAGCTATTTTTAGAGTAATGATAATCGGCAAAGCAGTTGTCCTCTCCAAATAATGGTTTTGAAGTTTTCAAACCATCTTCGATGGTGTAAACTGCTTCTAAATCTTCGTATTCAATCTCTATTTGTGATATCAAATTTAGGATTTTTTCTTTAGACTCGCCTATAATCAAGGCAATAGGTTCACCGATATAATTTACAACGCCATCAGCAAAAAATGGCTGGTCGTTTTCTACTACTTTCACTTTATTTAATCCAGGAACATCATTTTTATCAACTGTGAAATAACCTTCAGGAAGTTTGGGATACTTTATTGATCTTATTTTCGCTCTTACCCTATCTGAACGGACTGTTTTTGCAAAGAGCATATTTTCAAATTCTATATCCCCTATATATTTTGATTTCCCCAGCAGTTTATCCTCTGCATCAATTCTGATAATTTTTTTGCTTATATCCATATTTATCCCCCCGCTTTCCAATGCACAATTTTATTTTATGGATAGGAATAATAATTACATATTTAATAATTCTTTGTAATCTTCCATTGTATCTAAATCTTTTAGTATTGCTTTATCTTCAACTTTTACATGTGTTTGTTTTCTCTTATATAGAAATTCTCTTAAATTGCCATAATCAGTAAGGTTGTTTTTAGTTAATAATTTTTTCTTTAAAATAATTGGATGTCCATTTCTAAAATAATCTTTTTCTTTATAAATTGGGATTATTATGTTTTCAGAAGCTTCGTGTTGTGAAATATCAATGAGTCTTTTATAAACTTCCTGCCTTACTGCAGGATAGTCACCAGGTGTAAATATTATGTTCTCCCAGTTTGTTTCCTCAAGGGCACGATTAAACCCTTTTAAAACCGAGGAATACATTCCGTCTTTATAATTTTCATTAAAAATAAGTTCAACAAAATCATATTTGTCTGATAGGAAGTTTAACCTTTCTATTTTATAACCTCCAACCACTATAATTTTAGAGCAATATTTTGACATTTTAATTATGGTATTTTCGATTACAGTATTTTCTCCGAATTTCAAAGTCATTTTGAATGTTTCGGCTCTGCTAGAAAATCCAGCAGCTAAAATAACACCAATAAATTTTTTATTATCCATATAAATCACTTCGCTTCTAAATTAAATGATTTTGAGTTTTAAGAGAAAATTTTGATTTTTTAGGCTTAATAAATGTTTAAATATAGGGGACGTATTGATATACGTCCCCAAAATTGAATTTATTATAATCTTGATTCTCTATTGTATGGGATTCCCAAGTCGGCAGGCTTTACATGTTTTGACTTTGATGAAAATGCCAAGACAACAATTACCAAAACATAAGGAATCATTACAGCCAGCTCATAAGGAAAATCTATACCATAAACCTGTAGAGAACGCTGTAATGCATGAGCTAAACTAAATAATAAGGCACCAAACATAACTCCTTTTGGTTTCCATTTACCGAAATAAACTAATGCAACAGCAATAAATCCTCGACCTGCTGTAATATTGTCTGTGAATATCTGTGTTTGACAAAGGGTAATATATGCTCCTCCAAGTCCGGCCATGATTCCACCGAGAATAACACACTGATATCTAATTGCGTTAACATTTATACCGACAGTATCAGCAGCCCGTGGTTTGGTACCTACAGCCCTTACTTTTAGTCCCCAGGCCGTTTTATTTAGAGCGTACCAGCTAATAGGAACTAATGCAAATCCTATATAAACCATAATATTGTGTTTGAAAAACAGATCTCCAAGAATAGGGAGCTTACTTAAAAAAGGGACATTAAGTGCCTGAACTCCATCTATTGTAGTTATTGCTCCCAAATAAATTCTAAAAAACGTACTTGCTAGTCCCCATCCAAATAGGTGCAGACCGATACCTGCGATTCCTTGGACAACTCGGAGTGTTACCGCAAGGTAAGCGTAGATAGCTCCCATGAGTCCTCCTGCAATCATGGCCATGATAAACCCTAAAAATGAACTTCCTGTTTTTAGCTCAGTAAAGAATGCAAAGAATGCACCTACCATCATTATTCCCTCTACTCCAAGGTTGAAAACTCCTGATTTTTGTCCAAACATCTCTCCTAGTCCGGCAATCATATAAGGTATACACAGCATTATACCTGCCGAAATAATTCCAACGATAAATTCAACGACCATCTATACCTCCTCCGTTTCCAATGTATCTGTCTTGGTATTGTTTTCTATTTTATCTTTCTTTTGAAAGAAAATTTTTTTTAGAATTTTTTCTTTGATTTTCTTATCTGTCAAAAAAATTCTTGTTGATACGATAGCCAATATTATAAGTCCTTGAATTGCAAGAACTATTGCCGATGGCACCTCAACAGCTCTCTGCATCATATCGGCCCCGAGAATCAACAGACCGAATAGTGCAGATGCTGGAATTATTCCAAGTGGATGTAGTCCTCCGAATAAAGCGACGACAATTCCACTGAATCCGTAACCTGCTGATAAACCTTCTAATCCTCTATGATGTACTCCCAAGGCTTCAACTGCTCCTGCCATTCCACAGAAACCACCTGAAATCATAATTGCCATTACAAGATAAAGTTTTACATTCATCCCTGCATAATTAGCGGCTTTTGCCTCAGCTCCTACAGCTCTTAATTTATAGCCAAGGGTTGTTTTCCATAGCATTATATAAATTAAAACTGATAAGACTATTGCAATTATAATTCCTGTATGCAACCTTGTGCCTTTAATAAGTTTTCCAAGCCATGCAGTTTTAGTCAAAAGTTCAGTTTGAGCTATACCTGTACCACTTGCTATCTCTTTAGGGTCAATTAACGGACCTCTAATTAAGAAGACATAAATCTGAGCAGCAATATAGTTGAGCATAACGGTACTCAGTATTTCATTTACCTGCAAATAAGCCTTCATATATCCGGCAATCCCTGCCCAAAGAGCTCCTCCGATAAAGCTGGCAATAAATGCAGAGGGGATAAGTACTGATCTAGGTAAGTCTTTGAAAATTAGAGTGAAAGCTATTCCTGCAGCAGCTCCCATCATTATCTGACCTTCTCCACCTATGTTCAGGATACCACTTCGGAATGCCACTGATATTCCAACTCCTACAAACATCAGTGGTGCAGCACGGACAAGCATCTCAGTTATACCGAATTTATTTCCAAGAGGTTTTGTGAACATTACTGCATATGCCTCAAATGGATTTGCACCAGCCATTAAAAATAGAATTCCTCCCAGAAAAAGTGCAATAAATATAGCAGTCACAACTATTCCTAATTTGTAGCATGTATCGATATAGTGTTTATTTTTAATATTTTTATTTTCCATTTTATATTGCCGCCTTTCTAAAAATATAAAACCATTCATTTGGTTTTAAAATATGTAAAAATTAAATTAAAAATTTATCTTTTTACGAAGATACCCCTGCCATTAGTAGTCCAAGTTTTGATTTTGTAACATCTTTTTTGGATAAAACATCTAAGATTTTACCCTCATAAATAACTGCTATTTTGTCGCAGATATTTATAAGCTCATCTAACTCTTCTGAGATAACCATAATTGCCATATTTCTGTCTCTGGCTTCAAGAAGCTGATTGTGTACATATTCCGCAGCCCCTATATCAAGTCCTCTTATTGGATAAGCTGCAACTAACATTTTAGGATCTCTTGTTATCTCTCTGGCAAATATTACTTTCTGTATATTCCCTCCTGATAAGGTACCGCATGCAGTATCAATGTCAGGACATTTTATGTTAAATTTTTCTACAAGTCTTTTAGCATTTCCAATAATTCGCTTACGGTTTAAAAAACTAAATTTCGAAAAACTGTCTTTGAAATAATCTTTCATGATTAAATTTTCTTTGATACTAAAACTAGGAATTATTCCCTCGTGATTTCTATCTTCAGGAATATACCCCATATGTTTTTTTATAATTTTCTGTGCTGATAAGTTGGTGATATCCTCATCTTTAAATATTATGTTTCCATTTTTTACTTTTCTAATTCCGTTGATTACTTCAGCAAGCTCTTTTTGACCATTTCCAGAAACACCTGCTATTCCAACTATTTCACCTTCTCTGATAGTTAGAGAAACTCCATTTAGTGCAAAGGTACCTCTGTCTCCTTTTGCCCAAACGTCTTTTAATTCAAGAACAGCCTTTCCAAAGTTTTCTTTTTCTTCACTTACATGAATATGAATATCATGACCTGCCATTTTAGCAGCTAGTTCTTCTTGAGAATGATCATCTGTTGCACCGTTATAAACCAGCTTACCATTTCTAAGAACAGCTACTTTGTGAGTTACACTTTTAACTTCATTTAGTTTATGACTTATAAATATAATTGAACATCCTTCTTCGGCCATTTTTCTCAACAAAATAAGAAGTTCATCTGTTTCCTGTGGTGTTAGTGCAGCAGTCGGTTCATCTAATATCAGTAGACTGGCACCAAGGCAAAGAGTTTTTACAAGTTCGACTCTTTGCTGTTCGCCGACACTTAGTTGCCAAACATAGGCATCAGGATTAACAGAAAGATCATATTTATTTGTTATCTCTTTTATTTTTTCTCGGATTTCTTCCAAGTCTAGCTTGATTGTATTTGTATTTCTGATTCCAAGTGCGATGTTTTCCAAAACGGTAAGGTTCGGAACAAGCATGAAATGCTGATGCACCATACCAATTCCCAGTTTAAATGCAGCTTTTGGAGAATTAATTTTAACTTCTTTATCATTGATTCGAACGACACCTTCATCTTGGTGATAAAGTCCATAGAGGATATTCATAAGAGTAGTTTTTCCTGCACCATTCTCTCCTAATAAAGCTAGAATTTCACCTTGTTTTAATTCGATGCTGACATTATCGCAGGCTAAAACTCCCGGAAATCTTTTGGTTATATTTTTCATTTCTAATTGCTTGATACTTTCTCTCATGTGTTTCCTCCTGTTAATTTAAAATTAATCCCAAAATCCTATATGTGGTTTAACAATTGCCTGTTCTAGTTCAGGTGAGGCTATAGGACCTGTTACTTTGATATTTTTTTGTCCCTTTGCAATAATTTCTCTACAAGGAACATCAAAAGTCGGATTTTTTTCATTACTTCCTGTCAGTTCTAAAAGTTTTTTTTCACTAATCCCATAGACAACATTTCCTATGTTAGCCCAATAAATGGCACCGGTACACATACAGCAAGGCTCTGCCGTTGTATATAAGGTAGTTTCCCATAGAAACTCCTTAGAATATTTTTTTCCTGCCAATTTAGCAACTGTAGTTTCAGCATGTCCAGTAATATCTTTTTCAGTTACTTCGATATTTCCCGATTCTATTAAAATATTTCCCTCTTTATCAACAAGAAGTGCCCCAAAGGGGTTATTTCCACTAGCAACTGACTCTTCTGAAATTTCTATACATCTTCTTAAATATTTTTCATGATCCATTTTAGTCTCCCTGATATTATTTTATAGGGGTAGAAAGAGTCTACCCCTATAACTATAAGTTTTATTTTCTTACTTTACTATTGCTTCTACTTTTCTTGAACCAGTTTTAATTTCATCCATTGCAACATTAATCTTTTCAAGTTCCTCACCTGTGAAAATGTCTTTTAATTCATCG
Encoded proteins:
- a CDS encoding (2Fe-2S)-binding protein, yielding MKINFTLNYKEIEIEINPLMRTLDLLRKEFGLFATKEGCGDGECGACAIILDDKIVNSCMIPVANIEGKEIVTIEGLEKTERYSILKKSFEDAGAVQCGFCIPGMMMAAEALFRRYKTPTLEQIKEGISGNLCRCTGYNMIIEAIELAAERGKEIW
- a CDS encoding YgeY family selenium metabolism-linked hydrolase, encoding MLSQTREERLIELCQELIRNPSVSGKEKKVAEAMKKAMLEEFGFDDVQIDKYGNVIGRIKGNKPGKSILFDGHIDTVPVNDESVWKYDPFKADIVEGKIYGRGASDMKGQTSAMMAAASYFAEDVNKDFAGEIYVAGVVHEELFEGIAAREISKNIKPDYVVIGESSELNLKIGQRGRGEIVVEIFGKPAHSANPEKGINSVVKMARVIERIEQLEPTEHPELGKGILCLTDIKSEPYPGASVVPEYCRVTFDRRVLVGETKESVLAPIEKLLEEMMAEDPELKAKVSYAIGRETCYTGNIIEGERFFPGWLYSENDDFVQAAYRGLKEAGINSEITQYSFCTNGSHYAGEAGIQTIGFGPSKENLAHTIDEYIEIEQLCLGAKGYYGILKSVYNK
- a CDS encoding D-aminoacylase, translating into MDVLIKNGNIVDGTLKKPFTGDIYVKDGIIQAIGKDIRVEGIKVVDARGRVVSPGFIDTHSHSDLIMLLNPYNEVKIRQGVTTEVLGQDGISMAPLPVEYISPWRKNLAGLDGDSDEINWEYKTTENYLNMMSENGVGLNEAYLVPHGNIRMEAMGLSGEVATEKQIEKMCEITRREMESGAYGLSTGLIYMPCAYSETKEVIEMCKIVAEYDGVFVVHQRSEADTILDSMKEIIKIGKESGVKVHFSHFKVCGKQNWKYIDQVIELLEEAKKTGIRVSFDQYPYAAGSTMLGVILPPWAHNGGTDELIKRLGNEADREKMKKDIAEGIPGWDNFVDFAGIDQIFITSVKNEKNQEVVGMNLQELGKYRGQDPLDATFDLLRDEENAVGMVDFYGKEEHIIKFMQRPEQNVCTDGLMSDGKPHPRAYGSFPKILGRYVREQKVLTIEQAINKMTKKAAEAMGIKNRGSLEIGKHADILVIDMETVTDKGTFIDPMQFPLGIDNVFINGHHVIDEGIYNKVLAGRVIKRS
- the dpaL gene encoding diaminopropionate ammonia-lyase, whose translation is MEKNIKWTTNNMKKTNSKECIEFLSKEEVGKAKRFHESFDQYTITPLADLNKLAEHIGVKGVYVKDESYRFGLNAFKVLGGSFAMGKYLASKLGKDISELGYKELISDKIKKELGDITFATATDGNHGRGVAWTANKLNQKSVVYMPKGSSLTRLENIRAEGAEASITDVNYDEAVRIATDYANENNGVVIQDTAWEGYEEIPAWIMQGYGTMALESIEQLKFNEIEKPTHIFLQAGVGSLAGAVQGVFASIYGDECPTTVIVESNLADCLYKSAKAGEMKYVGGDMQTIMAGLACGEPNTIGWEVLKNHSAAFVSCPDWVAANGMRILGNPLKGDDQVISGESGAVTTGLLFELMTNPEYAEMKKDLKLDENSKILLFSTEGDTDPEVYRDIVWKGAHTK
- a CDS encoding FAD binding domain-containing protein — protein: MVETYIPKFLDEALEIVSKRDSLLFAGGSDLMIKNKSWTGDLNITKPTVFIADIPELKEIFIEDNTLYIGACATIDEIMESDIVPRYVKDVVETMASPAIRNTATLGGNICNSSPVADSLPLLYACESSLVLEKKGSSRVVDIADFITSPGRNIIEGDEILTKIILPLNNFNKILFKKVGTRNSIALAKLSFMGMADVDENNNEIKDIRLSFGAVAPTIVKNKHIEQKIISYKKLDEEKISTIINKYASLIVPITDQRSDKEYRKEVALRLLESFLKSLC